A stretch of Clostridia bacterium DNA encodes these proteins:
- a CDS encoding cation:proton antiporter, producing the protein MLFSIALITLLGFSLSEIFKKLALPGLLGMLATGILLGPYVLNLISPDMLHISADLREMALIVILIRAGLSLDLRDLKKVGRPAILMSFIPASFEIGAIILLAPILLGVTRIEAAILGAVVAAVSPAVVVPRMINLIESGYGKDKAIPQLIMAGASVDDIYVIILFTSFLGMYQGAGFSPMSLFKVPLSVILGLAFGIFLGFLMQKFFRIFHMRDTVKVLLILSISFLLVTLEAIAKPYVPFSALLAVMALSGTIREHYEILANRLMGKFGKIWVAAEILLFVLVGAEVDIGTIRTAGLASILLIVSALAFRMLGVNICLIKSRLNLKERLFCSVAYLPKATVQAAIGSIPLAAGVAAGDTILAVAVMAIIISAPIGAIGVDKLYMKLLAPPESKA; encoded by the coding sequence ATGCTATTTAGTATTGCACTCATTACCCTACTAGGTTTTTCACTAAGTGAAATATTCAAAAAATTGGCTCTTCCGGGCCTCTTAGGCATGCTTGCCACCGGGATTCTTCTGGGACCATATGTATTAAATCTTATTTCACCAGATATGCTTCATATATCAGCAGACCTTCGAGAAATGGCCCTCATTGTTATCCTGATCCGGGCAGGTCTTTCTCTCGATTTAAGGGACCTCAAAAAGGTCGGCAGGCCAGCCATCCTAATGAGTTTCATTCCTGCCAGCTTCGAGATTGGCGCCATCATTCTTTTGGCTCCCATACTGCTAGGTGTTACCCGGATTGAAGCAGCCATACTGGGCGCTGTTGTTGCTGCTGTATCTCCTGCCGTGGTGGTTCCACGTATGATTAATCTTATAGAATCTGGTTACGGAAAAGATAAAGCCATTCCCCAATTGATTATGGCTGGCGCAAGCGTGGACGATATTTATGTAATCATTCTTTTTACCTCTTTTCTTGGTATGTATCAGGGAGCTGGTTTTTCTCCAATGAGCTTATTTAAGGTTCCTCTATCAGTCATCCTAGGGCTGGCTTTCGGCATATTTCTTGGATTCCTAATGCAAAAATTCTTCCGCATCTTTCATATGCGCGATACGGTAAAGGTACTCTTAATTCTAAGCATATCTTTTCTTTTGGTCACGTTGGAAGCAATCGCAAAGCCCTATGTTCCCTTCTCAGCCCTGCTTGCTGTTATGGCTCTAAGCGGAACCATCCGGGAGCACTATGAAATTCTTGCAAATCGTCTTATGGGCAAATTCGGAAAAATCTGGGTAGCTGCAGAAATTCTCCTTTTCGTTTTAGTTGGCGCAGAAGTAGATATCGGTACGATACGTACTGCAGGTTTAGCTTCAATCCTACTTATTGTTAGTGCCTTAGCTTTCCGGATGCTAGGAGTCAATATCTGCCTGATTAAATCCCGATTAAATCTCAAGGAACGACTTTTTTGTTCTGTAGCCTATCTACCCAAGGCAACCGTACAAGCTGCAATTGGCTCTATTCCCTTAGCTGCAGGCGTTGCTGCTGGTGATACAATATTGGCTGTTGCCGTAATGGCCATTATCATCAGCGCACCTATTGGAGCAATCGGTGTGGATAAGCTCTATATGAAACTACTGGCACCACCTGAATCGAAGGCGTAA
- a CDS encoding beta-propeller domain-containing protein, producing MKKLLLCFLMAMLMFTLGATTYQDIQVELDGEIVEFDVQPILTNGRVLVPFRKIFEELGLRVDWNNELKIASAYNEDDTLAIKADSGFASINGEMFDLDVPAGIRDGRMLVPLRFISESFQNQVDWDETNGMVRIKSGTGPAKMLKDLPIVGSRERLVSILEYADKNSQYEVFHTGMVLEEATKSEDMIANTPAPSATDDAAGTTDFSETNVQVSGVDEADIVKTDGEYIYHIRTSANQIAISKVDGDAILQTSKLELDEGFTAREMYYSKDKLIVVGVTDRPYYLYEPMLAEAGLKSTRSGSSLKVLIYDVSNRMEPEEERTIELEGSYITSRLLEDKFYLVANQYFYPSYLDKQTESMPAIFDSLMGEERSIGYDEIRYFPGSVESNFLITLGLDIGAKDKEADVDVYLGSGQSVYVSQQNMYVAYTSYDYYYDSDNSGTEELYFPVYELNTEVFKFAIEDGNISYETKGKVPGTILNQFSMDEYKGNFRIATTTGDSWRTDEQTSKNNLYMLDEDLHIIGDLEGLAPTERIYAVRFMGDRAYMVTFRQVDPFYVIDLSNPQSPQVLGYLKIPGFSDYLHPYDENHIIGFGKDTEETKWGTSIAGMKIGLFDVTDVENPIEKDTVVIGDSGSYSELLDNHKALLFSKEKSLMAFPITVMQENSENWSSFEFQGAYVFHIDPERGFELKGKATHLSSQDYKTAGDYWYNSVKNIRRIIYIGDYLYTLSDYQIQAHDMDDVSIQGTMKYEQ from the coding sequence ATGAAAAAGTTACTTTTGTGTTTTTTGATGGCCATGCTGATGTTTACTTTGGGTGCAACGACCTACCAAGATATTCAGGTGGAACTTGATGGTGAGATTGTTGAATTCGATGTGCAGCCGATACTAACGAATGGTCGAGTGTTGGTTCCCTTCCGTAAGATTTTTGAGGAACTAGGTCTTCGAGTTGACTGGAATAATGAATTGAAAATTGCCTCCGCTTATAACGAAGACGATACGTTAGCGATCAAAGCAGACAGCGGCTTTGCTAGTATAAATGGCGAGATGTTTGATTTGGATGTCCCAGCGGGTATTCGTGATGGGAGGATGCTGGTTCCACTTCGTTTTATTTCAGAATCATTCCAAAATCAGGTTGATTGGGATGAAACAAATGGAATGGTTCGGATTAAATCTGGGACAGGTCCGGCTAAAATGCTAAAAGATTTGCCAATAGTCGGCAGTCGAGAGAGACTAGTGTCTATCTTGGAGTATGCAGATAAGAACAGCCAATACGAAGTATTTCATACAGGTATGGTCTTAGAAGAGGCAACAAAGTCTGAAGATATGATCGCAAATACGCCCGCGCCTAGTGCAACGGATGATGCTGCAGGAACTACTGATTTTTCTGAAACCAACGTTCAGGTTAGTGGGGTCGATGAAGCAGATATTGTAAAAACTGACGGAGAATACATCTATCATATTCGAACTAGTGCAAATCAAATTGCCATATCCAAGGTGGATGGAGATGCGATTCTTCAAACTAGCAAACTTGAACTAGATGAAGGTTTTACTGCAAGGGAGATGTATTATTCTAAGGATAAGCTTATCGTGGTCGGTGTAACAGATAGGCCGTATTATCTCTATGAGCCCATGCTGGCAGAGGCAGGGCTCAAATCCACAAGGAGTGGGTCTTCACTCAAAGTGCTGATTTATGATGTTTCGAATCGTATGGAACCTGAGGAGGAAAGGACGATTGAGTTGGAAGGCTCGTATATAACGTCGCGATTACTAGAAGACAAGTTCTACTTGGTTGCCAATCAGTATTTTTATCCTAGTTATTTAGATAAACAAACAGAATCTATGCCAGCAATATTTGATAGCTTGATGGGTGAAGAACGCTCGATTGGATATGATGAAATACGTTATTTTCCAGGTAGTGTGGAGAGTAATTTCCTGATTACGCTTGGTTTAGACATCGGTGCAAAAGATAAAGAGGCTGACGTGGACGTTTACCTTGGCTCAGGTCAGAGTGTTTACGTTTCGCAACAAAATATGTATGTGGCGTATACTAGCTATGATTACTATTATGATTCGGACAATAGCGGTACAGAAGAATTATATTTCCCAGTATATGAGTTAAATACAGAAGTATTTAAGTTTGCGATAGAAGATGGAAATATTAGCTATGAAACCAAGGGCAAGGTGCCTGGAACAATTTTAAACCAATTTTCCATGGACGAATACAAAGGGAATTTTCGCATTGCTACAACAACGGGGGATTCTTGGCGTACCGATGAACAAACCTCCAAAAATAATTTGTATATGCTAGATGAAGACTTACATATTATCGGTGATTTGGAAGGTTTGGCTCCTACAGAAAGAATATATGCAGTACGTTTCATGGGTGATAGAGCCTATATGGTAACGTTCCGACAAGTTGACCCTTTTTATGTGATCGATTTGTCTAACCCTCAGAGCCCACAGGTTTTGGGATATCTGAAGATACCAGGTTTTAGTGATTATTTACATCCCTATGATGAAAACCATATCATCGGTTTTGGAAAGGATACCGAAGAAACCAAATGGGGAACGAGTATTGCTGGTATGAAAATTGGCTTATTCGATGTAACCGATGTAGAAAACCCCATTGAGAAGGATACGGTGGTTATTGGGGATAGTGGTTCTTATTCTGAACTATTGGATAATCATAAGGCTCTTCTTTTTTCAAAAGAAAAATCTCTAATGGCTTTTCCCATTACTGTAATGCAGGAAAATTCTGAAAATTGGAGTAGCTTTGAATTTCAAGGTGCATATGTTTTTCATATAGATCCTGAACGGGGCTTTGAATTGAAAGGGAAGGCGACTCATTTGAGTAGTCAAGATTATAAGACAGCAGGTGATTATTGGTATAATAGTGTGAAGAATATCCGGAGAATCATCTACATAGGAGATTACCTTTACACCTTATCTGACTATCAGATTCAAGCACATGATATGGATGATGTTTCCATTCAGGGGACTATGAAGTACGAGCAATAA
- the rpoN gene encoding RNA polymerase factor sigma-54, whose protein sequence is MDIRQGVNVVQSQKQKLKMTPELRQAIQILQYSTLELGQFIREQLLVNPLLTLNDAQPELDMKEVDWEELAELPNDKRGSMPSFDETVDYASLIAGEVTLQEHLVKQTHFLEIEPQEHALLIYLIRSVNEDGYLEIDDAQLLEMFRISEEMLKSAIGLLQSFDPPGVGARSLEECLRIQADQAGLQDETFRRLVDEFLEDIGRNRVRQVAAKLSLSLEELEGYLEKIREFEPRPGRAFYSGKGTKYIRPDLFVSELNGDFQLIGNEGGLPKLYINEFYRSLLKKEGVALETSEYIRNNLNAAIGLIRSIEQRKDSIMTVADTILKHQGGFFKEGPIAMKPMTMKEIAKDTGLHESTVSRVSNGKYLQCKWGIFELKDFFSSGLNSQSGGDVSSIGIRVRIRELVDAEDKKSPISDQKITDILKGENIQISRRTVAKYRQEMKIPSTSERKKF, encoded by the coding sequence ATGGATATTCGTCAGGGTGTTAACGTAGTACAATCTCAAAAACAAAAATTGAAAATGACGCCCGAACTTCGTCAGGCGATTCAGATATTGCAGTATAGTACGCTAGAACTAGGGCAGTTTATCAGAGAACAGCTATTGGTCAATCCTTTGCTGACTTTAAATGATGCGCAACCAGAGCTTGATATGAAAGAAGTAGACTGGGAAGAATTAGCAGAACTACCAAACGATAAGAGGGGGAGTATGCCGTCATTCGATGAAACGGTAGACTATGCTAGTCTCATTGCTGGGGAGGTCACTTTACAGGAACATCTTGTAAAACAGACTCATTTTCTTGAAATAGAGCCGCAGGAGCATGCACTACTAATCTATCTAATCCGCTCCGTTAATGAAGATGGATATTTAGAAATTGACGATGCTCAATTGCTTGAAATGTTTAGAATATCGGAGGAAATGCTGAAATCCGCGATTGGGCTACTACAATCATTCGATCCTCCGGGCGTGGGTGCCAGGTCGCTTGAAGAATGTTTGCGAATACAGGCTGACCAAGCTGGTCTTCAGGATGAAACCTTTAGACGCCTAGTGGATGAGTTTCTAGAAGATATTGGCAGAAATCGTGTGCGTCAAGTTGCAGCAAAGCTGTCACTTTCATTAGAGGAACTGGAAGGATATCTAGAGAAGATTCGAGAATTCGAACCGCGTCCTGGAAGGGCCTTTTACTCTGGAAAAGGGACTAAATATATTCGACCAGATTTGTTTGTGAGCGAGTTGAACGGTGATTTTCAGTTAATTGGAAATGAGGGCGGACTACCTAAACTGTATATCAACGAATTTTACCGTAGTTTGTTGAAAAAAGAAGGTGTTGCCTTAGAAACTTCTGAATATATTCGGAACAATCTCAATGCTGCCATCGGGTTGATTCGTAGTATTGAACAGAGAAAAGATAGTATTATGACTGTAGCGGATACGATTCTTAAGCATCAAGGTGGTTTTTTCAAAGAAGGACCAATTGCCATGAAACCTATGACAATGAAAGAAATTGCCAAAGACACAGGGCTACATGAGTCTACTGTGAGCCGAGTTTCCAATGGAAAATATCTTCAATGCAAATGGGGGATATTTGAATTGAAAGATTTCTTTTCTAGTGGCTTAAATAGTCAATCAGGAGGGGATGTTTCCTCCATCGGAATCAGAGTGCGTATCAGAGAGCTTGTAGATGCAGAGGATAAAAAGTCCCCCATCAGTGACCAAAAGATCACAGATATCTTGAAAGGGGAAAACATACAAATCTCTCGAAGAACGGTAGCGAAATATAGGCAGGAGATGAAAATTCCTTCAACTAGCGAACGTAAGAAATTTTGA
- a CDS encoding DNA-deoxyinosine glycosylase has translation MDNINSFEPIIDSECNMLILGSIPGIESLNRNEYYAHPRNTFWQIMFQLLNEEMTQDYQHRVQILLHHHIGLWDVIGRCSRKGSLDSNIRQEEANDFETLFRENPKIEKVFFNGAKAYDTYRKKVGFDTKREYHKLPSTSPAHAITFAKKFAIWESSLKLK, from the coding sequence ATGGATAATATCAACTCATTTGAACCCATCATAGACAGTGAGTGCAATATGCTTATACTGGGTTCAATTCCAGGCATTGAATCATTGAACAGAAATGAATATTATGCGCATCCCCGCAATACCTTCTGGCAAATCATGTTTCAGTTACTGAATGAAGAGATGACACAAGACTACCAGCACAGAGTACAAATATTGCTTCACCATCACATCGGACTCTGGGATGTGATTGGTAGATGCAGCAGGAAAGGGAGTTTGGACTCGAATATTCGCCAGGAAGAAGCAAATGATTTTGAAACGCTTTTTCGTGAAAATCCAAAAATAGAAAAAGTCTTTTTTAATGGCGCCAAGGCCTATGATACCTATCGCAAAAAAGTTGGATTTGATACTAAAAGAGAGTACCACAAACTACCATCGACTAGTCCTGCTCATGCAATAACTTTTGCGAAAAAGTTTGCAATTTGGGAGAGTTCTCTAAAGCTTAAATGA
- a CDS encoding DUF1846 domain-containing protein has translation MKKGFDPKKYMDEQSAAILERVNDYDKLYLEFGGKLLFDLHAKRVLPGFDENAKIKLLEKLRDKLEIIIAVYAGDIERNKIRGDFGITYDMDVLRLIDDLRNRNLEVNSVVITRYDQQPSANIFMNKLEQRNIKVYTHKATEGYPTDVEKIVSDEGYGANPFIETTKPIVVVTAPGPGSGKLATCLSQLYHEYKNGNVAGYSKFETFPVWNLPLKHPVNIAYEAATVDLNDVNMIDSFHLDAYGEVTINYNRDIESFPVLKRIIEKITKQESVYQSPTDMGVNRVGFGIYDDEVVQEASRQEVIRRYLKTSCDYKKGLESKASVQRSFLIMEELGLKVEDRSVVLPARNRAACLKKENGDSSICSAMALELDDGTIVTGKGSSLMNASAAAILNAVKKLANIADEIHLISPVVLEPIRSLKTKTLGGDNVTLNCEEILIALSICAATNPTAQLAIDKLTNLRSTQAHCTTILSHSDEKIFQKLGIDVTSDQVFASENLFYNI, from the coding sequence ATGAAGAAAGGTTTTGACCCCAAGAAATATATGGATGAACAGTCCGCTGCAATCTTGGAACGAGTAAACGATTACGATAAGCTTTATTTGGAATTTGGAGGTAAACTCTTGTTTGACCTTCACGCCAAACGTGTTTTACCAGGGTTTGATGAGAACGCTAAAATTAAGCTATTAGAAAAGTTAAGAGATAAACTTGAAATTATCATTGCTGTTTATGCTGGGGATATTGAACGGAATAAGATCCGCGGTGACTTTGGTATCACGTATGATATGGATGTACTTCGACTGATTGATGATCTGCGAAACCGCAACTTGGAAGTCAACAGTGTTGTAATTACGCGCTATGACCAACAACCTTCAGCCAATATTTTCATGAATAAACTTGAGCAGCGTAATATCAAAGTATATACCCACAAGGCAACGGAAGGATATCCTACTGATGTCGAGAAAATTGTAAGCGATGAAGGGTACGGTGCAAATCCGTTCATTGAAACAACAAAGCCCATCGTCGTCGTTACTGCTCCAGGGCCTGGCAGTGGCAAGCTCGCTACTTGTCTATCCCAGCTTTATCATGAGTATAAAAATGGCAACGTTGCCGGTTATTCTAAATTCGAGACCTTCCCAGTTTGGAATCTACCTCTTAAGCATCCAGTCAATATTGCTTACGAAGCAGCCACTGTGGACTTGAATGATGTTAATATGATTGATAGTTTTCACCTTGATGCATACGGTGAAGTAACCATCAACTATAACCGGGATATTGAGTCATTCCCCGTTTTAAAACGAATTATTGAAAAAATTACCAAGCAAGAATCAGTCTATCAATCTCCAACGGATATGGGTGTAAATCGTGTTGGGTTTGGCATCTATGATGATGAGGTAGTTCAAGAAGCTTCCCGGCAAGAAGTAATAAGGCGCTATCTTAAAACCTCTTGTGATTATAAAAAAGGGCTTGAATCCAAGGCATCTGTCCAAAGATCCTTCCTCATTATGGAAGAGCTTGGCCTAAAGGTTGAAGACAGGTCCGTTGTTTTACCCGCTCGAAATAGAGCAGCCTGTTTGAAAAAGGAAAATGGAGACAGCAGTATCTGCTCCGCTATGGCCTTGGAACTGGATGATGGTACCATTGTGACCGGCAAGGGCTCTAGTTTGATGAATGCCAGTGCTGCGGCTATCTTGAATGCAGTTAAAAAGCTTGCCAATATTGCGGATGAGATTCATCTAATTTCTCCCGTTGTTCTAGAACCAATACGGAGTCTTAAAACCAAAACGTTGGGTGGAGACAATGTAACACTGAACTGTGAAGAAATATTGATTGCGCTCAGTATCTGTGCCGCAACCAATCCCACAGCCCAATTGGCAATCGACAAACTAACTAATCTGCGAAGCACCCAAGCACACTGCACCACCATACTGAGCCATAGTGATGAAAAGATATTCCAAAAACTTGGTATTGACGTTACTAGCGACCAAGTTTTTGCTTCTGAAAATCTGTTTTACAATATATAG
- a CDS encoding cold shock domain-containing protein: MANGKVKWFNGEKGFGFIECEDGTDVFVHFSNINKDGFKTLDEGEEVTFDVTQGAKGPQAENVSSAR, translated from the coding sequence ATGGCAAACGGAAAAGTAAAATGGTTTAATGGTGAAAAAGGTTTTGGTTTTATTGAATGTGAAGACGGTACTGATGTATTTGTTCACTTTTCAAACATCAACAAAGATGGATTCAAAACTTTGGACGAAGGCGAAGAAGTTACTTTCGATGTAACTCAAGGCGCTAAAGGCCCACAAGCTGAAAACGTATCATCAGCAAGATAA
- a CDS encoding 4Fe-4S binding protein: MKELEQLRKIKSVVFSTSWKNEPFSRIIDLMLVEDESLFFVTGRGKAFYRQLKNNPVVSITGMDENYTMIRLKGEAKLVSEKQMDTYRQKIFEENPSLKSIYSPSQRDILDVFYIDSGHGDLFELNNHPPTRKQFSFGLELSAPWGYEIGKACIRCGRCVPLCCTEAISSGDPIFTIDSSLCLECGKCVEVCPVDAISLAENTTDGR; this comes from the coding sequence ATGAAAGAACTAGAACAGCTTAGAAAAATTAAATCCGTTGTTTTTTCCACATCATGGAAAAACGAACCTTTTTCAAGAATCATCGACCTTATGCTTGTCGAAGATGAAAGCTTATTTTTTGTAACAGGAAGAGGTAAAGCTTTTTACCGGCAGCTTAAAAATAATCCAGTTGTATCGATTACTGGTATGGATGAGAACTATACTATGATTCGCTTAAAAGGAGAAGCCAAGCTCGTTTCAGAAAAACAAATGGATACCTACAGACAAAAGATTTTTGAAGAAAACCCTAGCCTCAAGTCAATCTACAGCCCTAGCCAACGAGACATTTTGGATGTCTTCTATATTGACTCTGGCCATGGTGATCTTTTTGAATTAAACAATCACCCACCTACACGCAAACAGTTTTCCTTTGGTCTAGAACTATCTGCTCCATGGGGTTATGAAATAGGGAAAGCGTGTATTCGCTGTGGCCGTTGTGTCCCATTATGCTGTACTGAAGCGATTAGTAGCGGTGATCCAATCTTTACGATCGATTCATCCCTATGTCTAGAATGTGGAAAATGCGTTGAAGTCTGCCCTGTCGATGCCATAAGCCTAGCAGAAAATACTACTGATGGCAGATGA
- a CDS encoding aminotransferase class I/II-fold pyridoxal phosphate-dependent enzyme, with translation MSKVSFKSDYGEGAHPRILKALIDHNMEQQAGYGNDDYSIEACRLIHSHLKCEHSEVHLLSAGTQTNLVAISSILRPYEACIAASSGHIATHEAGAIEATGHKVVTVDTPDGKLTPDCIQPLISLHSDEHMVHPRLVYISNPTEWGTVYDKSELALLSDFCQKHNLYLYCDGARIGQTLVHPNSTLTLADYALYTDAFFIGGTKNGALLGAALVLNNKEWQSHFRYLLKQRGALLAKGRILGLTFQTFFRDGLYEELALHAYRMAGHMRNGLAALGVNFFVQSNTNQLFPILPDDCIERLSHHFDFYVWAQATDKNSVIRLITSWATKKEDIDCFLAKAKGLLQENNEN, from the coding sequence ATGAGTAAAGTATCGTTTAAAAGCGACTATGGTGAAGGTGCCCACCCGCGCATATTAAAGGCCCTAATTGACCACAATATGGAACAACAAGCTGGATATGGCAATGATGATTACAGTATAGAAGCTTGCCGATTGATCCATTCCCACCTCAAATGTGAGCACTCAGAAGTTCATCTGCTCAGTGCCGGTACCCAAACCAATCTCGTCGCCATATCTAGTATCTTAAGGCCCTATGAAGCCTGCATAGCTGCCTCTTCCGGACATATAGCCACCCATGAGGCAGGTGCTATTGAAGCTACTGGGCATAAGGTTGTGACCGTGGATACACCCGATGGTAAATTAACACCAGACTGCATTCAGCCCCTCATCTCCCTACATAGCGATGAGCACATGGTTCATCCCAGGTTGGTTTATATCTCCAATCCTACTGAATGGGGTACGGTATATGATAAATCCGAACTAGCTCTACTAAGCGATTTCTGCCAAAAACATAACCTATATCTTTATTGCGATGGAGCGAGAATTGGTCAAACACTAGTGCACCCAAATAGTACGCTTACCTTAGCGGACTATGCCCTATACACAGACGCTTTCTTTATTGGTGGTACTAAAAATGGTGCTCTTTTAGGCGCTGCCTTAGTATTAAATAACAAAGAATGGCAGAGCCATTTTCGCTATCTACTTAAACAACGTGGTGCTCTCCTTGCCAAAGGACGCATTCTGGGGCTTACCTTTCAAACCTTTTTTAGGGATGGACTCTATGAAGAACTCGCTCTTCATGCCTACCGAATGGCCGGTCATATGCGAAACGGTCTAGCTGCACTCGGTGTAAACTTTTTCGTGCAATCTAATACCAACCAATTGTTTCCCATACTGCCTGATGACTGCATCGAGCGTCTCTCCCATCATTTTGATTTTTATGTTTGGGCTCAGGCTACAGATAAGAACTCTGTCATCCGTTTAATTACTTCCTGGGCGACAAAAAAAGAAGACATCGATTGTTTCTTAGCGAAGGCAAAAGGTTTACTGCAAGAAAATAATGAAAACTAG
- a CDS encoding tryptophan-rich sensory protein: MIKNIQQNIIVAIFFLVMVGVNVLANLLPINGVNTGQVSAELPNLFVPDPVTFSIWGLIYLLLFGYVVYNFVIHEDDRRSKLKELNQLARYFCISSFLNACWILSWHYGLFILSTIVMLFLLLSLILARLSIEKMTLRGREKLFIRLPFSIYLAWISIATIASITTALVYLAWDGFGISPIVWTIAVLLVGLLISGATMLRFQDGVYGLVIMWAYAGIVRKHLSVDGYAGMYPSIVVATVACIVGLILLEIYLIKKGKFSA; the protein is encoded by the coding sequence ATGATTAAAAATATTCAACAAAATATCATTGTGGCCATATTCTTTTTGGTAATGGTAGGGGTCAATGTTTTAGCAAATCTATTACCAATTAATGGTGTGAATACGGGACAAGTATCGGCGGAATTGCCAAACCTGTTTGTTCCGGACCCAGTTACCTTTAGTATTTGGGGACTAATCTATTTACTTCTTTTTGGTTATGTAGTCTATAACTTTGTTATCCATGAGGATGATAGAAGAAGCAAGCTAAAGGAACTGAACCAGCTTGCTCGATATTTTTGTATTTCTTCTTTTCTAAATGCCTGTTGGATTTTATCTTGGCACTATGGCCTATTCATTTTGAGTACAATTGTGATGCTATTCTTACTGCTTAGTTTAATTTTGGCGCGTTTAAGTATAGAAAAAATGACATTACGCGGACGAGAAAAGTTATTTATCCGTTTACCGTTCAGCATTTATCTTGCGTGGATTAGCATAGCAACCATTGCAAGTATAACTACAGCCTTGGTATACCTAGCGTGGGATGGATTTGGAATCTCTCCAATAGTTTGGACCATCGCAGTGCTTTTGGTAGGCCTGCTAATTAGTGGAGCCACCATGCTGAGATTTCAAGATGGAGTATATGGACTAGTGATTATGTGGGCTTATGCGGGAATAGTTAGAAAGCATTTATCCGTTGATGGATATGCTGGGATGTATCCGAGCATAGTAGTAGCTACTGTGGCTTGCATAGTTGGTCTAATATTACTCGAAATTTATTTAATTAAAAAGGGAAAATTTAGTGCTTAA
- a CDS encoding ABC transporter substrate-binding protein: MSIQINWNQTVYDFCATYPGANQLLIQMGLAGLADEKMLNTLGKSITLENALKTKNIAQESLARALEAMIQKSESLDDADRLQVTGVLPCPVRIPMMEGIERFLDDKVELKKKTVVNLKAASMGVDWMLDSVKKETAEDIPDLFLSAGFDLFFDRALFGHHRDAGVFKDISPWKTYNQEFENKDMTLRDPRGQYALIGVVPAIFLINKEELGDLAVPTSWEELLEPAYQGRVSLPVGDFDLFNAILLNIHKLYGEEGVRKLSRSMLRSMHPAEMVKSHRTKDESPLVTIMPYFFTKMIVPGSPMQAIWPRDGAIISPIFMLSKRSKQQELQPLVDYFCSLEVAEILSYKGKFPSVHPNLDNQLGDNHPYLWLGWDYIESRDIGKLIRHCEEVFNNPERNEA, from the coding sequence ATGAGTATACAGATTAATTGGAATCAGACAGTGTATGACTTTTGTGCTACATATCCTGGTGCAAATCAATTATTAATACAAATGGGTTTAGCTGGGTTGGCAGATGAAAAAATGCTCAACACGCTAGGAAAGAGCATTACTTTAGAAAATGCATTGAAAACCAAGAATATAGCACAGGAAAGCCTTGCAAGGGCGTTGGAAGCGATGATCCAGAAATCGGAAAGTTTAGATGATGCGGATCGTTTGCAGGTAACCGGGGTGCTTCCTTGCCCGGTAAGAATTCCGATGATGGAAGGAATAGAGCGTTTTTTAGACGATAAGGTTGAATTGAAGAAGAAAACGGTAGTCAATCTAAAAGCGGCCTCCATGGGCGTAGATTGGATGTTGGATTCCGTTAAGAAAGAGACCGCTGAGGATATTCCGGATTTATTTCTTTCGGCAGGATTTGATTTATTCTTTGATCGCGCTTTGTTTGGCCATCACCGAGATGCTGGCGTATTTAAGGACATCAGTCCTTGGAAAACCTATAACCAGGAGTTTGAAAACAAGGATATGACACTTCGTGACCCTCGTGGTCAATATGCCTTGATTGGGGTTGTACCGGCTATTTTCTTAATTAACAAAGAGGAACTAGGTGACCTTGCAGTACCGACATCTTGGGAAGAATTATTGGAACCAGCCTACCAAGGCCGGGTTAGTTTGCCGGTCGGAGATTTTGACTTGTTTAATGCAATCCTCTTAAATATCCATAAGCTTTATGGTGAGGAAGGCGTAAGGAAACTTTCACGAAGTATGCTGCGGAGCATGCACCCAGCAGAAATGGTCAAATCCCATCGGACGAAAGATGAGAGTCCTTTGGTAACCATCATGCCCTATTTCTTTACAAAGATGATTGTACCAGGAAGCCCCATGCAGGCAATATGGCCCAGGGATGGCGCTATTATATCTCCTATCTTTATGTTGTCTAAAAGGTCCAAACAACAAGAATTGCAACCCTTAGTTGATTATTTTTGCTCTTTGGAAGTAGCTGAAATACTCAGTTACAAGGGGAAATTCCCGAGCGTACATCCAAATCTAGATAACCAGTTGGGAGATAATCATCCTTACCTTTGGTTGGGATGGGACTATATCGAATCGAGAGATATTGGAAAGCTGATAAGGCACTGTGAAGAAGTTTTCAATAATCCAGAAAGGAATGAAGCATGA